GATAATCTACAGGACATAATCTTAATACTAAGCAAGTCCCATTTTGATATTTGTCAGCTATAGAATCATCATTTATAAGTTCTTTAAGAGAATATGTGAATCCTTTAACTTGCACTATGTTTTCCAAGTCTATGTTTTCAAAAGCTAATAACCTTCCATCACCGGGAGAAACAAAATCATTACAATTCTTAGAAATTGGACGAGCGCTAGGATGTAATTTTCTTGTAAAAAAATCATTAAAACTTCTAAAATCCTTACTTTGTTTTATAGATTCATTCATATTTATATTATATTCATTAATTATATTATCAATTTTTTTTACACTTCTTTTGCTATCACAAAAGAATCCATAGAGTTTAGAAAAAAGTTTTCTTTTTAGAAATATATTTAAAAAACTTTTTCCTATAGGGCTTTCATATGTCCATTTTATATAATTTTCACCAAGGACCTTTTCAATCTCATAACTCTTTGATTCTCTGTTGTATATTTTAATCATAGAAAACCTCCTATTAGATGTATTACTAATTCTACTGCTTATAAAATTATATAATAATAAAGATAAAGTTTCTATGTAAATGTATTTTTAGGTTTAAATCGACAATATAAATGATATAATATATATATATGACTGAGGAGTCTAAATAGGAGGATCGGAATGAATAAAACGAAAAAGGCTATATTTGATGCAGCTATTGAGGTGTTTTCTCATAGTGGATATGACGGCGCAACTATGGATGAAGTAGCTAGCAGAGCAGGTGTAGCGAAAGGAACGCTATATTACCATTTTAAAAGTAAAGAGGAAATTTTTAAATTTATTATCAACGAAGGAATAAATATAATTAGTGAATCTGTAGAAGAAGAAATAAAAGATATAGAAGATCCACATGAAGTAGTAAAAACAGCAGCAAAATTACAGCTAAAATATATGAATGATAATAAAGATTTATTTAGAGTAATTATCAGTCAAGTTTGGGGCGATAGTGAAAGAAATGAAGAATTAAGAGAAGCTGTATCAAAATTAATAAACATAAGTACCAAAAGTTATCATGGAGTAGTAGATAAAGGAATTGTTAGTAAAGAGGAAGCGGAGATTCTTGGATACTCATTTATAGGAATTTTAGTATCTATAGCATTATATGATTTATTAAATGGTGAGGAATATGATAACGATGAAATTATAGAACATTTTTTAAAGTATAATGATATTCTACACATATTAAATA
Above is a genomic segment from Clostridium bornimense containing:
- a CDS encoding phosphatidylserine decarboxylase — encoded protein: MIKIYNRESKSYEIEKVLGENYIKWTYESPIGKSFLNIFLKRKLFSKLYGFFCDSKRSVKKIDNIINEYNINMNESIKQSKDFRSFNDFFTRKLHPSARPISKNCNDFVSPGDGRLLAFENIDLENIVQVKGFTYSLKELINDDSIADKYQNGTCLVLRLCPVDYHRFHFVDNGTISSNNKIKGYYYSVNPIALGGIKKLFCKNKREWSMLHSDNFGDILYIEVGATCVGTIKQTYTPNTKVSKGSEKGYFKFGGSTVILFLEKNKVKIDDDILSETKKNIETKVKMGETIGLKL
- a CDS encoding TetR/AcrR family transcriptional regulator; amino-acid sequence: MNKTKKAIFDAAIEVFSHSGYDGATMDEVASRAGVAKGTLYYHFKSKEEIFKFIINEGINIISESVEEEIKDIEDPHEVVKTAAKLQLKYMNDNKDLFRVIISQVWGDSERNEELREAVSKLINISTKSYHGVVDKGIVSKEEAEILGYSFIGILVSIALYDLLNGEEYDNDEIIEHFLKYNDILHILNK